From Alosa sapidissima isolate fAloSap1 chromosome 7, fAloSap1.pri, whole genome shotgun sequence, the proteins below share one genomic window:
- the LOC121713630 gene encoding titin homolog isoform X12, which translates to MSWLFGWGRGSKTPQPEEETPSAPEGGSGGSGGGDKPKDKWSNFDPTGLERAAKAARDLDKSRHAKDALALARMQEQTVQLDHQTKLKEYEAAVEQLKAEQIRVQGEERRKTLAEETKQNQARAQYQDKLARQRYDDQLRQQQLLNDETLRKQEESVQKQEAMRRATVEHEMELRHKNEMMRVEAEAQARAKVERDNADIIREQIRLKAAEHRQTVLESIKTAGAVFGEGFQAFVTDWDKVTVTVAGLSLLAVGIYSARNATGVGARYIEARLGKPSLVRETSRISAGEAIKHPVKTTKRMFSKAQDALEGVVLSPTLEERVRDIAIATHNTRKNRGLYRNILMYGPPGTGKTLFAKKLALHSGMDYAIMTGGDVAPMGREGVTAMHKVFDWANTSKRGLLLFVDEADAFLRKRSTEKISEDLRATLNAFLYRTGEQSNKFMLVLASNQPEQFDWAINDRIDEIVNFALPGLSERERLVRLYFDRYVLGPASTGRQRMKLAQFDYGQKCTDIAKLTDGMSGREISKLGVAWQAAAYSSETGVLTEAMIDARVADAVQQHMQKMDWLHTGGAAEGLGKVGVILPKEAVADIPGQIGFTADQEVLPPAQDSAPVIQQILPVMEAVMAEVKAAEAAPVVEAAAAAAAPAAKEVEAPVGSAVAESLVQEAEAAAVKEQEAAAAIPIVQEVDITAEVKEVETAPLSKEEPAVIDAATEAAVAKPADAPVAEVAKEAEVPVAEVAKEAEVPVAEVAKEAEAPVAEVAKETEAPVAEVAKEAEAPVAEVAKEAEAPVAEVAKEAEAPVAEVAKEAEAPVAEVAKEAEAPVAEVAKEAEAPVAEVAKEAEAPVAEVAKEAEAPVAEVAKEAEAPVAEVAKEAEAPVAEVAKEAEAPVAEVAKEAEAPVAEVAKETEAPVAEVAKEAEAPVAEVAKEAEAPVAEVAKEAEAPVAEVAKEAEAPVAEVAKEAEAPVAEVAKEAEAPVAEVAKEAEAPVAEVAKEAEAPVAAVAKPADAPVAVVSKEAEAPVAEVAKEAEAPVAEVAKEAEAPVVEVAKEAEAPVAEVAKEAEAPVAEVAKEAEAPVVEVAKEAEAPVAEVAKEAEAPVAEVAKEAEAPVTKEAEAPVAEVAKEAEAPVAEVAKEAEAPVAEVAKEAEAPVAEVAKEAEAPVAEVAKEAEAPVAEVAKEAEAPVAEVAKEAEAPVAEVAKEAEAPVAEVAKEAEAPVAEVAKEAEAPVAEVAKEAEAPVAEVAKEAEAPVVEVAKEAEAPVDEVAKEAEAPVAEVTKEAEAPVAEVTKEAEAPGAEVTMESSATSTDTALAQEAHGTPTPASPAAETEPEDKNKPKPKDKGKSSCTIS; encoded by the exons ATGTCTTGGCTCTTTGGATGGGGCAGAGGCTCCAAAACACCCCAGCCAGAAGAAGAGACACCATCTGCACCTGAGGGGGGGTCGGGGGGCAGCGGTGGAGGCGACAAACCCAAGGACAAGTGGAGTAACTTCGACCCTACTGGATTGGAGAGGGCTGCTAAAGCTGCAAGAGACCTCGATAAATCCC GTCACGCTAAAGATGCACTGGCATTGGCACGCATGCAAGAACAAACAGTCCAGTTGGATCATCAAACTAAGTTGAAG GAATATGAAGCAGCAGTAGAGCAACTGAAAGCCGAACAAATCCGTGtccagggagaggagaggaggaagacccTTGCGGAGGAGACCAAGCAAAACCAAGCT AGAGCACAGTATCAAGATAAGTTGGCGAGACAGAGATATGATGACCAGCTACGGCAACAG CAACTCCTCAATGATGAGACTCTTCGCAAACAGGAGGAGTCAGTCCAAAAACAGGAAGCAATGCGAAGAG CCACTGTTGAGCATGAGATGGAACTCCGACACAAGAATGAGATGATGCGCGTGGAGGCGGAGGCCCAGGCTCGCGCCAAAGTGGAGCGGGATAATGCCGACATCATCCGTGAGCAGATTCGCCTGAAGGCAGCCGAGCACAGGCAGACTGTGCTGGAGTCCATCAA AACTGCAGGTGCTGTGTTTGGAGAAGGCTTTCAAGCGTTTGTGACAGACTGGGATAAAGTCACGGTTACT GTGGCAGGATTGTCTCTGCTGGCAGTGGGCATTTACTCCGCTCGCAACGCCACAGGGGTGGGTGCCCGCTACATCGAGGCGCGCCTGGGAAAGCCCTCACTGGTCCGCGAGACCTCCAGGATTAGTGCCGGCGAGGCAATAAAGCATCCTGTCAAG ACAACCAAGCGCATGTTCAGCAAGGCCCAGGATGCCCTGGAGGGAGTTGTGCTGAGT CCTACCCTGGAGGAGCGTGTTCGTGACATTGCCATTGCTACACACAACACTCGCAAGAATCGTGGTCTCTACAGAAACATTCTCATGTATGGACCTCCTGGCACTGGCAAAACCCTCTTTGCAAAG AAACTGGCTCTGCACTCTGGGATGGATTACGCCATCATGACTGGCGGAGACGTGGCACCCATGGGCCGAGAGGGTGTCACTGCTATGCATAAAGTCTTTGACTGGGCAAACACAAGCAAGCGTGG CCTCCTGCTCTTTGTGGATGAAGCGGACGCCTTCCTGCGCAAGCGATCGACC GAAAAGATAAGCGAGGACCTACGAGCTACCCTCAACGCATTCCTCTACCGCACCGGAGAGCAGAGCAACAA ATTTATGTTGGTGCTGGCCAGTAACCAGCCTGAACAGTTTGACTGGGCCATAAACGACCGTATTGATGAGATTGTCAACTTTGCCCTTCCTGGActatcagagagggagaggctggTGCGGCTCTACTTTGATAGATATGTGCTGGGCCCAGCCTCCACAGGCAGACA GAGGATGAAGCTGGCACAGTTTGACTATGGCCAGAAGTGTACGGATATTGCTAAATTGACGGATGGTATGTCAGGCCGTGAAATATCGAAACTTGGTGTGGCCTGGCAG GCGGCTGCATACTCATCGGAGACTGGGGTCCTGACAGAAGCCATGATTGATGCTCGGGTCGCTGATGCAGTCCAGCAACACATGCAGAAGATGGACTGGCTGCATACTGGAGGGGCCGCAGAGGGCCTTGGCAAGGTGGGAGTCATTTTGCCAAAAGAGGCTGTGGCAGATATCCCCGGTCAGATAGGATTCACTGCGGATCAGGAGGTCCTTCCACCTGCCCAGGACTCTGCTCCAGTTATTCAGCAAATTCTCCCAGTTATGGAGGCAGTCATGGCTGAAGTGAAGGCGGCTGAGGCAGCCCCAGTCGTAGAAGCAgcagccgctgctgctgctcctgctgccaaAGAGGTGGAGGCGCCCGTTGGAAGTGCCGTGGCTGAATCACTGGTGCAGGAGGCCGAGGCTGCTGCTGTCAAGGAGCAAGAGGCTGCTGCAGCCATTCCCATTGTCCAGGAGGTAGACATCACTGCAGAGGTCAAGGAAGTGGAGACTGCTCCTTTAAGTAAAGAGGAGCCAGCTGTCATCGATGCTGCCACAGAGGCTGCTGTTGCCAAGCCTGCTGATGCTCCAGTGGCTGAGGTTGCCAAGGAGGCAGAAGTGCCAGTGGCTGAGGTTGCCAAGGAGGCAGAAGTGCCAGTGGCTGAGGTTGCCAAGGAGGCAGAAGCTCCAGTGGCTGAAGTTGCCAAGGAAACAGAAGCTCCAGTGGCTGAGGTCGCCAAGGAGGCAGAAGCTCCAGTGGCTGAGGTCGCCAAGGAGGCAGAAGCTCCAGTGGCTGAAGTCGCCAAGGAGGCAGAAGCTCCAGTGGCTGAAGTCGCCAAGGAGGCAGAAGCTCCAGTGGCTGAAGTCGCCAAGGAGGCAGAAGCTCCAGTGGCTGAAGTCGCCAAGGAGGCAGAAGCTCCAGTGGCTGAAGTCGCCAAGGAGGCAGAAGCTCCAGTGGCTGAAGTCGCCAAGGAGGCAGAAGCTCCAGTGGCTGAAGTCGCCAAGGAGGCAGAAGCGCCAGTGGCTGAGGTTGCCAAGGAGGCAGAAGCGCCAGTGGCTGAGGTTGCCAAGGAGGCAGAAGCGCCAGTGGCTGAGGTTGCCAAGGAGGCAGAAGCTCCAGTGGCTGAAGTTGCCAAGGAAACAGAAGCTCCAGTGGCTGAGGTCGCCAAGGAGGCAGAAGCTCCAGTGGCTGAGGTCGCCAAGGAGGCAGAAGCTCCAGTGGCTGAGGTCGCCAAGGAGGCAGAAGCTCCAGTGGCTGAAGTCGCCAAGGAGGCAGAAGCTCCAGTGGCTGAAGTCGCCAAGGAGGCAGAAGCTCCAGTGGCTGAAGTCGCCAAGGAGGCAGAAGCTCCAGTGGCTGAAGTCGCCAAGGAGGCAGAAGCTCCAGTGGCTGAAGTCGCCAAGGAGGCAGAAGCTCCAGTGGCTGCTGTTGCCAAGCCTGCTGATGCTCCAGTGGCTGTGGTCTCCAAGGAGGCAGAAGCTCCAGTGGCTGAGGTCGCAAAGGAGGCAGAAGCTCCCGTGGCTGAGGTCGCAAAGGAGGCAGAAGCTCCAGTGGTTGAAGTTGCCAAGGAGGCAGAAGCTCCAGTGGCTGAGGTCGCCAAGGAGGCCGAAGCTCCCGTGGCTGAGGTCGCAAAGGAGGCAGAAGCTCCAGTGGTTGAAGTTGCCAAGGAGGCAGAGGCTCCAGTGGCTGAGGTTGCCAAGGAGGCAGAGGCTCCAGTGGCTGAGGTCGCCAAGGAGGCAGAGGCTCCAGTCACCAAGGAGGCAGAAGCTCCAGTGGCTGAGGTTGCCAAGGAGGCAGAGGCTCCAGTGGCTGAGGTTGCCAAGGAGGCAGAAGCTCCAGTGGCTGAGGTCGCAAAGGAGGCAGAGGCTCCAGTGGCTGAGGTCGCCAAGGAGGCAGAGGCTCCAGTGGCTGAGGTCGCCAAGGAGGCAGAGGCTCCAGTGGCTGAGGTCGCCAAGGAGGCAGAGGCTCCAGTGGCTGAGGTCGCCAAGGAGGCAGAGGCTCCAGTGGCTGAGGTCGCCAAGGAGGCAGAGGCTCCAGTGGCTGAG GTCGCCAAGGAGGCAGAGGCTCCAGTGGCTGAGGTCGCCAAGGAGGCAGAAGCTCCAGTGGCTGAGGTCGCCAAGGAGGCAGAGGCTCCAGTGGCTGAGGTCGCCAAGGAGGCAGAGGCTCCTGTGGTTGAGGTTGCAAAAGAGGCAGAAGCTCCAGTGGATGAGGTCGCAAAGGAAGCAGAAGCTCCAGTGGCTGAGGTCACAAAGGAGGCAGAAGCTCCAGTGGCTGAGGTCACAAAGGAGGCAGAAGCTCCAGGGGCTGAGGTCACAATGGAATCCTCAGCAACTTCCACAGACACTGCCCTTGCTCAGGAAGCCCATGGTACACCAACCCCAGCTTCCCCTGCTGCTGAGACAGAACCAGAGGACAAAAACAAGCCCAAACCAAAGGATAAAGGCAAGAGCTCATGCACCATATCATAA
- the LOC121713630 gene encoding titin homolog isoform X17, giving the protein MSWLFGWGRGSKTPQPEEETPSAPEGGSGGSGGGDKPKDKWSNFDPTGLERAAKAARDLDKSRHAKDALALARMQEQTVQLDHQTKLKEYEAAVEQLKAEQIRVQGEERRKTLAEETKQNQARAQYQDKLARQRYDDQLRQQQLLNDETLRKQEESVQKQEAMRRATVEHEMELRHKNEMMRVEAEAQARAKVERDNADIIREQIRLKAAEHRQTVLESIKTAGAVFGEGFQAFVTDWDKVTVTVAGLSLLAVGIYSARNATGVGARYIEARLGKPSLVRETSRISAGEAIKHPVKTTKRMFSKAQDALEGVVLSPTLEERVRDIAIATHNTRKNRGLYRNILMYGPPGTGKTLFAKKLALHSGMDYAIMTGGDVAPMGREGVTAMHKVFDWANTSKRGLLLFVDEADAFLRKRSTEKISEDLRATLNAFLYRTGEQSNKFMLVLASNQPEQFDWAINDRIDEIVNFALPGLSERERLVRLYFDRYVLGPASTGRQRMKLAQFDYGQKCTDIAKLTDGMSGREISKLGVAWQAAAYSSETGVLTEAMIDARVADAVQQHMQKMDWLHTGGAAEGLGKVGVILPKEAVADIPGQIGFTADQEVLPPAQDSAPVIQQILPVMEAVMAEVKAAEAAPVVEAAAAAAAPAAKEVEAPVGSAVAESLVQEAEAAAVKEQEAAAAIPIVQEVDITAEVKEVETAPLSKEEPAVIDAATEAAVAKPADAPVAEVAKEAEVPVAEVAKEAEVPVAEVAKEAEAPVAEVAKETEAPVAEVAKEAEAPVAEVAKEAEAPVAEVAKEAEAPVAEVAKEAEAPVAEVAKEAEAPVAEVAKEAEAPVAEVAKEAEAPVAEVAKEAEAPVAEVAKEAEAPVAEVAKEAEAPVAEVAKEAEAPVAEVAKEAEAPVAEVAKETEAPVAEVAKEAEAPVAEVAKEAEAPVAEVAKEAEAPVAEVAKEAEAPVAEVAKEAEAPVAEVAKEAEAPVAEVAKEAEAPVAEVAKEAEAPVAAVAKPADAPVAVVSKEAEAPVAEVAKEAEAPVAEVAKEAEAPVVEVAKEAEAPVAEVAKEAEAPVAEVAKEAEAPVVEVAKEAEAPVAEVAKEAEAPVAEVAKEAEAPVTKEAEAPVAKEAEAPVAEVAKEAEAPVAEVAKEAEAPVAEVAKEAEAPVAEVAKEAEAPVAEVAKEAETPVAEVAKEAEAPVAEVAKEAEAPVAEVAKEAEAPVAEVAKEAEAPVAEVAKEAEAPVVEVAKEAEAPVDEVAKEAEAPVAEVTKEAEAPVAEVTKEAEAPGAEVTMESSATSTDTALAQEAHGTPTPASPAAETEPEDKNKPKPKDKGKSSCTIS; this is encoded by the exons ATGTCTTGGCTCTTTGGATGGGGCAGAGGCTCCAAAACACCCCAGCCAGAAGAAGAGACACCATCTGCACCTGAGGGGGGGTCGGGGGGCAGCGGTGGAGGCGACAAACCCAAGGACAAGTGGAGTAACTTCGACCCTACTGGATTGGAGAGGGCTGCTAAAGCTGCAAGAGACCTCGATAAATCCC GTCACGCTAAAGATGCACTGGCATTGGCACGCATGCAAGAACAAACAGTCCAGTTGGATCATCAAACTAAGTTGAAG GAATATGAAGCAGCAGTAGAGCAACTGAAAGCCGAACAAATCCGTGtccagggagaggagaggaggaagacccTTGCGGAGGAGACCAAGCAAAACCAAGCT AGAGCACAGTATCAAGATAAGTTGGCGAGACAGAGATATGATGACCAGCTACGGCAACAG CAACTCCTCAATGATGAGACTCTTCGCAAACAGGAGGAGTCAGTCCAAAAACAGGAAGCAATGCGAAGAG CCACTGTTGAGCATGAGATGGAACTCCGACACAAGAATGAGATGATGCGCGTGGAGGCGGAGGCCCAGGCTCGCGCCAAAGTGGAGCGGGATAATGCCGACATCATCCGTGAGCAGATTCGCCTGAAGGCAGCCGAGCACAGGCAGACTGTGCTGGAGTCCATCAA AACTGCAGGTGCTGTGTTTGGAGAAGGCTTTCAAGCGTTTGTGACAGACTGGGATAAAGTCACGGTTACT GTGGCAGGATTGTCTCTGCTGGCAGTGGGCATTTACTCCGCTCGCAACGCCACAGGGGTGGGTGCCCGCTACATCGAGGCGCGCCTGGGAAAGCCCTCACTGGTCCGCGAGACCTCCAGGATTAGTGCCGGCGAGGCAATAAAGCATCCTGTCAAG ACAACCAAGCGCATGTTCAGCAAGGCCCAGGATGCCCTGGAGGGAGTTGTGCTGAGT CCTACCCTGGAGGAGCGTGTTCGTGACATTGCCATTGCTACACACAACACTCGCAAGAATCGTGGTCTCTACAGAAACATTCTCATGTATGGACCTCCTGGCACTGGCAAAACCCTCTTTGCAAAG AAACTGGCTCTGCACTCTGGGATGGATTACGCCATCATGACTGGCGGAGACGTGGCACCCATGGGCCGAGAGGGTGTCACTGCTATGCATAAAGTCTTTGACTGGGCAAACACAAGCAAGCGTGG CCTCCTGCTCTTTGTGGATGAAGCGGACGCCTTCCTGCGCAAGCGATCGACC GAAAAGATAAGCGAGGACCTACGAGCTACCCTCAACGCATTCCTCTACCGCACCGGAGAGCAGAGCAACAA ATTTATGTTGGTGCTGGCCAGTAACCAGCCTGAACAGTTTGACTGGGCCATAAACGACCGTATTGATGAGATTGTCAACTTTGCCCTTCCTGGActatcagagagggagaggctggTGCGGCTCTACTTTGATAGATATGTGCTGGGCCCAGCCTCCACAGGCAGACA GAGGATGAAGCTGGCACAGTTTGACTATGGCCAGAAGTGTACGGATATTGCTAAATTGACGGATGGTATGTCAGGCCGTGAAATATCGAAACTTGGTGTGGCCTGGCAG GCGGCTGCATACTCATCGGAGACTGGGGTCCTGACAGAAGCCATGATTGATGCTCGGGTCGCTGATGCAGTCCAGCAACACATGCAGAAGATGGACTGGCTGCATACTGGAGGGGCCGCAGAGGGCCTTGGCAAGGTGGGAGTCATTTTGCCAAAAGAGGCTGTGGCAGATATCCCCGGTCAGATAGGATTCACTGCGGATCAGGAGGTCCTTCCACCTGCCCAGGACTCTGCTCCAGTTATTCAGCAAATTCTCCCAGTTATGGAGGCAGTCATGGCTGAAGTGAAGGCGGCTGAGGCAGCCCCAGTCGTAGAAGCAgcagccgctgctgctgctcctgctgccaaAGAGGTGGAGGCGCCCGTTGGAAGTGCCGTGGCTGAATCACTGGTGCAGGAGGCCGAGGCTGCTGCTGTCAAGGAGCAAGAGGCTGCTGCAGCCATTCCCATTGTCCAGGAGGTAGACATCACTGCAGAGGTCAAGGAAGTGGAGACTGCTCCTTTAAGTAAAGAGGAGCCAGCTGTCATCGATGCTGCCACAGAGGCTGCTGTTGCCAAGCCTGCTGATGCTCCAGTGGCTGAGGTTGCCAAGGAGGCAGAAGTGCCAGTGGCTGAGGTTGCCAAGGAGGCAGAAGTGCCAGTGGCTGAGGTTGCCAAGGAGGCAGAAGCTCCAGTGGCTGAAGTTGCCAAGGAAACAGAAGCTCCAGTGGCTGAGGTCGCCAAGGAGGCAGAAGCTCCAGTGGCTGAGGTCGCCAAGGAGGCAGAAGCTCCAGTGGCTGAAGTCGCCAAGGAGGCAGAAGCTCCAGTGGCTGAAGTCGCCAAGGAGGCAGAAGCTCCAGTGGCTGAAGTCGCCAAGGAGGCAGAAGCTCCAGTGGCTGAAGTCGCCAAGGAGGCAGAAGCTCCAGTGGCTGAAGTCGCCAAGGAGGCAGAAGCTCCAGTGGCTGAAGTCGCCAAGGAGGCAGAAGCTCCAGTGGCTGAAGTCGCCAAGGAGGCAGAAGCGCCAGTGGCTGAGGTTGCCAAGGAGGCAGAAGCGCCAGTGGCTGAGGTTGCCAAGGAGGCAGAAGCGCCAGTGGCTGAGGTTGCCAAGGAGGCAGAAGCTCCAGTGGCTGAAGTTGCCAAGGAAACAGAAGCTCCAGTGGCTGAGGTCGCCAAGGAGGCAGAAGCTCCAGTGGCTGAGGTCGCCAAGGAGGCAGAAGCTCCAGTGGCTGAGGTCGCCAAGGAGGCAGAAGCTCCAGTGGCTGAAGTCGCCAAGGAGGCAGAAGCTCCAGTGGCTGAAGTCGCCAAGGAGGCAGAAGCTCCAGTGGCTGAAGTCGCCAAGGAGGCAGAAGCTCCAGTGGCTGAAGTCGCCAAGGAGGCAGAAGCTCCAGTGGCTGAAGTCGCCAAGGAGGCAGAAGCTCCAGTGGCTGCTGTTGCCAAGCCTGCTGATGCTCCAGTGGCTGTGGTCTCCAAGGAGGCAGAAGCTCCAGTGGCTGAGGTCGCAAAGGAGGCAGAAGCTCCCGTGGCTGAGGTCGCAAAGGAGGCAGAAGCTCCAGTGGTTGAAGTTGCCAAGGAGGCAGAAGCTCCAGTGGCTGAGGTCGCCAAGGAGGCCGAAGCTCCCGTGGCTGAGGTCGCAAAGGAGGCAGAAGCTCCAGTGGTTGAAGTTGCCAAGGAGGCAGAGGCTCCAGTGGCTGAGGTTGCCAAGGAGGCAGAGGCTCCAGTGGCTGAGGTCGCCAAGGAGGCAGAGGCTCCAGTCACCAAGGAGGCAGAAGCTCCA GTCGCCAAGGAGGCAGAGGCTCCAGTGGCTGAGGTCGCCAAGGAGGCAGAGGCTCCAGTGGCTGAGGTCGCCAAGGAGGCAGAGGCTCCAGTGGCTGAGGTCGCCAAGGAGGCAGAGGCTCCAGTGGCTGAGGTCGCCAAGGAGGCAGAGGCTCCAGTGGCTGAGGTCGCAAAGGAGGCAGAAACTCCAGTGGCTGAAGTCGCCAAGGAGGCAGAAGCTCCAGTGGCTGAGGTCGCCAAGGAGGCAGAGGCTCCAGTGGCTGAGGTCGCCAAGGAGGCAGAAGCTCCAGTGGCTGAGGTCGCCAAGGAGGCAGAGGCTCCAGTGGCTGAGGTCGCCAAGGAGGCAGAGGCTCCTGTGGTTGAGGTTGCAAAAGAGGCAGAAGCTCCAGTGGATGAGGTCGCAAAGGAAGCAGAAGCTCCAGTGGCTGAGGTCACAAAGGAGGCAGAAGCTCCAGTGGCTGAGGTCACAAAGGAGGCAGAAGCTCCAGGGGCTGAGGTCACAATGGAATCCTCAGCAACTTCCACAGACACTGCCCTTGCTCAGGAAGCCCATGGTACACCAACCCCAGCTTCCCCTGCTGCTGAGACAGAACCAGAGGACAAAAACAAGCCCAAACCAAAGGATAAAGGCAAGAGCTCATGCACCATATCATAA